One segment of Massilia sp. Se16.2.3 DNA contains the following:
- a CDS encoding DUF4123 domain-containing protein produces MKNSIYHSVDEVPVVRSVDEIIKTITGMPQLNWAALIDTAFDYGQHTTGLNFRPAINCYDFPELEGLKAAAPCLYALSSGDDLRAKITGLIRHCQGRPMLSFIGATESLDEINTRWRAMHMVSVIDAHEMLLRFADTRVLSYLPHVLTPYQWATFCGPVSVWMYFDRSGRSVTCDIPELHYGQEKASIKKEQLEEFLDASHPDALMNLIAESMCDILPPHSLASERYRMIKGACELAKRCKVNDGADVLALAVAAYLTAGRSNFDKKLELLLQERAWPTKSLGDAIVDAGIV; encoded by the coding sequence ATGAAAAACTCTATTTATCATTCTGTCGATGAAGTCCCCGTCGTTCGCAGCGTTGACGAAATAATTAAAACTATAACTGGAATGCCGCAGTTGAACTGGGCGGCATTGATTGATACCGCATTCGACTACGGTCAGCACACAACGGGACTGAATTTCCGACCAGCCATCAATTGTTACGATTTTCCTGAATTAGAGGGTTTGAAAGCCGCTGCGCCATGCCTATACGCTCTTTCTTCCGGCGACGACCTTCGTGCAAAAATCACTGGCTTGATTAGACACTGTCAAGGCCGACCGATGCTTAGCTTCATTGGTGCAACGGAAAGCTTAGATGAAATCAACACAAGATGGCGTGCAATGCACATGGTATCCGTCATAGACGCCCACGAGATGCTGTTGCGTTTCGCAGACACAAGGGTTTTATCGTATTTGCCGCACGTGCTGACCCCATATCAATGGGCGACGTTTTGCGGTCCTGTGTCCGTTTGGATGTATTTCGACAGGTCAGGCCGTTCTGTAACGTGTGATATTCCTGAACTGCACTACGGTCAAGAAAAAGCATCGATCAAAAAAGAACAGCTCGAGGAGTTTCTCGATGCATCGCATCCTGATGCGCTGATGAATTTAATTGCAGAATCCATGTGCGATATCTTGCCGCCGCATAGTTTGGCTTCGGAGCGATATCGCATGATTAAAGGTGCTTGTGAATTGGCAAAAAGATGTAAGGTAAACGACGGCGCCGATGTTCTTGCGCTAGCTGTGGCGGCATACCTTACTGCGGGTAGAAGTAACTTTGACAAAAAGCTTGAGTTGCTTCTTCAGGAACGTGCGTGGCCTACCAAGTCTTTAGGGGATGCGATTGTTGATGCGGGGATTGTCTGA
- a CDS encoding DUF2235 domain-containing protein — protein MKLLGMVEELLTANIDFAHSPSVNETRSTLRPLSARENMRRAKALATLSSKTSPTACSGQIFVGIFFDGTGNNREVDYVSVKGEPGKHKHSNVVRLFHTYPDGQQRGTTRYYRFYVPGVGTAFPEIGDNGGTLGTGMSWNGEPRLIWGITRIFNAVSDFVSDSEIIPADQAGRIANGTGGVGSTAVHRNHVFGTFWAKRLEAMVSSRNRNKPYPEQINVSVFGFSRGAAEARAFVNWLHEICKSDGGGYTLAGIPLRLDFLGIFDTVASVGIAGAFATGVLGSEGRQSWASDNMQIHPNVESCLHIVAAHEVRATFPLDSVRVEGKYPPNVKEYVYPGAHSDVGGGYSSNAQGKTDALARIAGFEMYCAALAAGVPFLSFTELDPKTRNELAPSENALAAFKSYMQSAGIQEGPVEAMMRAHMGAYFTYRYQGRRDPYSHPQAGEYRTREFFRKTSAERVHLQDTQEHFVAVLAAVVETMEHSKQSGSSVDSYLAQPYQDQIMKYTSFPSQRFAWLMAKRILAIQDSFTKPDCDRVIDNITKKLDDWRKWLSSNNYPFLHDAETPERDVLNVVKTIKDVPQNGSIVKFFDYWVHDSMAGLAFDNVNEFLINGIGLVKFRRVYWGNRGDAMLKEKIAADNFALTASSNQKRQRREQ, from the coding sequence GTGAAACTGCTCGGCATGGTGGAGGAACTGTTGACTGCTAATATCGATTTTGCTCACAGTCCGAGCGTAAACGAAACACGATCAACGTTGCGTCCCTTGTCTGCGCGTGAAAATATGAGGCGTGCAAAGGCACTTGCGACCCTTAGTTCAAAAACGTCCCCTACAGCCTGCAGCGGCCAAATTTTTGTTGGGATATTTTTTGACGGTACAGGGAATAATCGTGAGGTGGATTATGTTTCAGTCAAAGGTGAACCAGGAAAACATAAACACAGCAACGTTGTGCGACTGTTTCACACTTACCCAGACGGACAGCAGCGTGGAACGACGCGATATTACCGATTTTATGTGCCAGGCGTCGGTACTGCGTTCCCGGAAATTGGCGATAACGGAGGTACGCTTGGGACTGGTATGTCATGGAATGGTGAACCTCGCTTAATTTGGGGAATTACTCGCATATTCAATGCCGTAAGTGACTTCGTTTCCGACAGCGAAATCATTCCGGCTGACCAAGCCGGACGGATCGCGAACGGCACCGGTGGCGTAGGATCTACCGCAGTTCATCGAAATCACGTATTTGGCACATTTTGGGCCAAGCGCCTCGAAGCTATGGTTTCGTCTCGCAATAGGAACAAACCGTATCCTGAGCAAATCAACGTGTCAGTTTTTGGCTTTTCGCGAGGCGCTGCAGAGGCTCGTGCATTTGTGAATTGGTTACATGAAATATGTAAGAGCGATGGTGGGGGTTATACACTAGCCGGTATACCCTTGCGCCTGGATTTTTTGGGCATCTTCGACACTGTTGCATCGGTGGGTATAGCTGGTGCTTTTGCTACAGGTGTGCTTGGATCAGAAGGTCGGCAATCTTGGGCCAGCGACAACATGCAAATTCATCCCAATGTGGAAAGTTGCTTGCATATTGTTGCTGCTCACGAGGTAAGGGCTACGTTTCCATTGGATTCAGTTCGAGTTGAGGGAAAATATCCTCCTAATGTAAAGGAATACGTTTATCCAGGCGCGCACTCCGACGTTGGTGGCGGTTACTCAAGTAATGCGCAAGGTAAGACAGATGCACTAGCACGCATTGCCGGATTCGAAATGTATTGTGCAGCATTGGCTGCCGGCGTGCCGTTCCTCTCATTTACTGAACTCGACCCTAAGACGCGGAACGAGCTTGCTCCATCAGAAAATGCTCTCGCGGCATTTAAGAGTTATATGCAGAGTGCGGGGATCCAGGAGGGACCCGTGGAGGCAATGATGCGCGCACACATGGGAGCTTATTTTACATACCGGTATCAAGGCAGACGAGATCCTTACAGTCACCCACAAGCGGGGGAGTACCGCACCCGGGAGTTCTTTAGAAAGACGTCAGCAGAGCGTGTCCATTTACAGGATACACAAGAACATTTCGTTGCTGTTCTCGCTGCTGTTGTTGAGACGATGGAGCATAGCAAGCAAAGCGGCTCCAGTGTTGATAGTTATCTGGCTCAGCCTTATCAAGACCAAATCATGAAGTACACTTCGTTCCCCAGTCAGCGATTTGCATGGCTTATGGCTAAGCGCATCTTAGCTATCCAGGATTCATTTACGAAGCCAGATTGCGACAGAGTTATTGATAATATAACTAAGAAATTGGATGACTGGCGCAAGTGGTTGTCAAGCAATAACTACCCATTTTTGCATGATGCTGAAACACCAGAGCGCGATGTGCTAAACGTAGTGAAGACTATTAAAGATGTCCCACAGAATGGCAGCATCGTCAAGTTCTTTGACTATTGGGTCCATGATTCTATGGCCGGTTTGGCTTTCGATAACGTTAATGAATTCCTCATCAACGGAATTGGGCTCGTAAAATTCCGCCGAGTTTATTGGGGTAATAGAGGGGACGCTATGCTAAAGGAAAAAATTGCAGCCGATAATTTCGCTCTGACAGCCAGCAGTAATCAGAAGCGCCAGCGGCGCGAGCAGTAG
- a CDS encoding YigZ family protein, protein MPHTLSSPVHHELVIKKSRFIACVQAISDRSAAQQVVAGLRAQHPGAAHVCWALLAGGQSAAVDDGEPSGTAGRPMLDVLRHQDLEGVLATVVRYFGGVKLGAGGLVRAYTDSVARALLGAEKIAIVRHATLRCSAPYAMEGMVRREIDASGASLLEVAHGDDVVFAFSLPEGAAAACVARLNEAGHGRIAWLRDDAP, encoded by the coding sequence ATGCCCCACACCCTCTCCTCTCCCGTGCATCACGAGCTCGTCATCAAGAAGAGCCGCTTCATCGCCTGCGTGCAGGCCATAAGCGACCGGAGCGCGGCGCAGCAGGTCGTGGCCGGCCTGCGCGCCCAGCATCCGGGCGCCGCGCATGTCTGCTGGGCGCTGCTGGCGGGCGGACAATCGGCAGCCGTCGACGACGGCGAACCGAGCGGCACCGCCGGGCGCCCGATGCTGGACGTGCTGCGCCACCAGGACCTGGAAGGCGTGCTCGCCACCGTCGTGCGTTACTTCGGCGGGGTCAAGCTGGGCGCCGGTGGCCTGGTACGAGCTTACACCGACAGCGTGGCCCGGGCACTGCTGGGCGCAGAGAAAATCGCCATCGTGCGCCACGCCACCCTGCGCTGTAGCGCGCCCTACGCCATGGAAGGCATGGTCCGGCGGGAGATCGACGCATCCGGCGCGAGCCTGCTGGAGGTGGCACACGGCGACGACGTCGTCTTCGCGTTCAGCCTGCCGGAGGGAGCCGCCGCCGCTTGCGTGGCGCGCCTGAACGAAGCCGGTCACGGGCGCATCGCCTGGCTGCGCGATGATGCGCCCTGA
- a CDS encoding HDOD domain-containing protein yields MAQAARGEISFPTSVNAVLRLQRALDDPDCPLDETIRLVLAEPQLAARTVALANSAAFGGSGGPPVTNVRAAVTRIGYRRLQALVASLVVRQFGARINDPGLRAKAEQLWQHTTHVAALAASMARHVTGVNVDTALFAGIIHEMGGFYLLSRADEFPGLLDDDPEKWGELCEDVVGLEVLKKLAVPEPVAEAVGELRRSWVSMPPSTLLDTLLLANHFAPIPSPLGTAPAPLPEHGESALDFVLDEEMLDTIRAEALETCAALGGPSLV; encoded by the coding sequence GTGGCCCAGGCGGCCCGCGGTGAAATTTCCTTCCCTACCAGCGTGAACGCCGTGCTGCGTCTGCAGCGCGCGCTCGACGATCCCGATTGCCCGCTCGACGAGACGATCCGCCTCGTGCTGGCCGAACCGCAGCTTGCCGCCCGTACCGTGGCCCTGGCCAATTCCGCGGCCTTTGGCGGCAGCGGCGGCCCGCCGGTCACCAACGTGCGCGCGGCCGTCACCCGCATCGGCTACCGCCGCCTGCAGGCGCTCGTTGCCAGCCTGGTGGTGCGCCAGTTCGGCGCGCGCATCAATGACCCCGGCCTGCGTGCCAAGGCCGAGCAGCTCTGGCAGCACACCACGCACGTGGCGGCGCTGGCCGCATCGATGGCACGCCACGTCACCGGCGTGAATGTCGATACCGCCCTGTTTGCCGGCATCATCCACGAGATGGGTGGCTTCTACCTGCTCTCGCGCGCCGACGAATTCCCTGGCTTGCTGGACGACGATCCGGAAAAGTGGGGAGAGTTGTGCGAGGACGTGGTCGGCCTCGAGGTGCTCAAGAAATTGGCGGTACCCGAGCCCGTGGCCGAAGCGGTTGGCGAACTGCGCCGCAGCTGGGTCAGCATGCCGCCGTCGACCCTGCTCGACACGCTGCTGCTGGCGAACCATTTCGCCCCGATCCCGTCGCCGCTGGGCACGGCACCGGCACCGCTGCCCGAGCACGGCGAGAGCGCGCTCGACTTCGTGCTCGACGAAGAGATGCTCGACACCATCCGCGCTGAAGCGCTGGAAACCTGCGCCGCCCTCGGCGGACCGTCGCTGGTCTGA
- a CDS encoding type VI secretion system Vgr family protein, which produces MAPTPEGNVSGDEGRHDFASVNYHAASSLGNLAGGNSPVRHGASGDSVGHRNGAAQWGLRSKEFGGSGYNQLLFDDTDGQGRVQLKSTHGATELNLGHLIHAADNYRGSFRGVGAELRTDACGAVRAGACLLVSSYRIQHSADARDAAGEAAGAAAMLAQAARLADSLSTAARTHQTVTLAAHAGAAKANASLLDDKAAPLKAMLTGLSGMVGSNSVDAAFGDAAAKNTAGDGKLPHFTDPLIAIAAKDGFGANAGQSLQLANGETVSLMSGQDTQFVTGGQIRVHSGQAIGVLGGAVKAGEGGVGLQVITAKDAVDIQAQADELRVQARDSVDVISANAHVDWAAAKRISLSTAGGANITIEGGNITVQCPGKIKVHAGKKSFVGPAKLDYPLPALPTSICVECLLKARKAGSPFVLRSQ; this is translated from the coding sequence ATCGCGCCTACGCCGGAGGGAAATGTTAGCGGGGACGAGGGCAGGCACGACTTTGCGTCCGTCAACTACCATGCCGCTTCAAGCCTGGGCAATCTCGCAGGCGGCAACAGCCCGGTCAGGCATGGCGCATCGGGCGACAGCGTCGGCCACCGCAACGGAGCCGCCCAGTGGGGCCTGCGCAGCAAAGAGTTCGGCGGATCGGGCTACAACCAGCTGCTGTTCGACGACACGGATGGGCAAGGACGTGTCCAGCTCAAAAGCACCCATGGGGCTACCGAGCTGAACCTGGGCCACCTGATCCATGCCGCCGACAACTACCGCGGCAGCTTCCGCGGCGTCGGCGCGGAGTTACGTACGGATGCCTGCGGCGCAGTGCGCGCCGGCGCCTGCCTGCTGGTGTCGAGCTACCGCATCCAGCACAGTGCAGACGCGCGCGATGCCGCGGGCGAAGCTGCCGGCGCAGCCGCGATGCTGGCGCAGGCCGCCAGGCTGGCCGACAGCCTCAGCACGGCCGCGAGGACGCACCAGACCGTCACTTTGGCCGCCCATGCTGGCGCCGCCAAAGCCAATGCCAGCCTGCTCGATGACAAGGCTGCGCCTTTGAAGGCGATGCTGACGGGCCTGTCGGGCATGGTCGGTTCAAACAGTGTCGACGCTGCGTTCGGTGATGCCGCCGCCAAGAACACAGCCGGCGACGGCAAGCTGCCGCACTTCACCGATCCACTGATCGCCATTGCCGCGAAAGACGGCTTCGGCGCGAATGCCGGGCAAAGTCTGCAACTGGCTAATGGCGAGACCGTGAGCTTGATGAGCGGCCAGGATACGCAGTTCGTCACAGGTGGGCAGATACGCGTTCACTCGGGCCAGGCGATTGGCGTGCTCGGCGGAGCGGTGAAAGCGGGCGAGGGCGGTGTCGGGCTGCAGGTCATCACGGCCAAGGACGCGGTCGATATCCAGGCGCAGGCCGATGAACTCAGAGTGCAGGCGCGTGATTCCGTCGATGTCATCAGCGCGAATGCGCACGTCGATTGGGCGGCGGCTAAGCGGATCAGTTTGTCGACTGCGGGTGGGGCGAATATCACGATCGAAGGAGGGAATATTACGGTGCAGTGTCCTGGGAAGATCAAGGTGCATGCGGGGAAGAAGAGTTTTGTCGGACCTGCGAAGTTGGACTATCCGCTTCCGGCGCTACCGACGAGTATTTGTGTCGAGTGCCTGTTGAAGGCACGCAAAGCCGGCTCACCTTTTGTCCTGAGGTCTCAATGA
- a CDS encoding DUF3304 domain-containing protein, which yields MKISKIFLYYIMTTAICVAMTSACSEATSPTSLRGYNHMKDLSIHIFSVNGVSGPNIRPESGGGETCCVTLPKAWRPGLKANVSWEYDQKENASHPLPANKTMEIEIPHYRSAGSLQVHFYNGHKVRMIVSPCSPEHPFYPLSAAELAPWQPFTTKEDMRETARHGGGTVDC from the coding sequence ATGAAAATATCTAAAATATTCCTCTACTATATTATGACGACAGCTATATGTGTTGCTATGACATCAGCCTGCTCAGAAGCAACGTCGCCGACTAGCTTGCGCGGCTACAATCACATGAAAGATTTGTCAATCCATATTTTTTCTGTAAATGGAGTAAGCGGGCCTAATATTCGACCCGAATCCGGTGGCGGGGAAACCTGTTGCGTTACCTTACCAAAGGCATGGAGGCCCGGTTTGAAAGCGAATGTGTCGTGGGAATATGATCAAAAGGAAAATGCGTCACATCCATTACCCGCAAATAAAACGATGGAGATCGAGATCCCACATTACCGGTCTGCCGGTTCTCTGCAGGTACACTTTTACAATGGTCATAAAGTAAGGATGATCGTTTCTCCTTGCTCTCCGGAACATCCGTTCTATCCATTGAGCGCTGCTGAGCTGGCTCCATGGCAGCCATTTACAACTAAAGAAGACATGCGTGAAACTGCTCGGCATGGTGGAGGAACTGTTGACTGCTAA
- a CDS encoding MFS transporter, giving the protein MIKKSLLPLALGGFGIGMTEFVMMGLLPDIASGLAVSIPQAGYLITAYAIGVVVGAPTLVSLMAKRPPRNVLIWFMLMFALFNALSALAPNFGLMLVSRFLAGLPHGAFFGVGAVVASRLADEGKVAAAMATMFTGLTLANVVGVPLGTWLGHNMSWRLVFLIVAAIGLVTAFSLKQLVPFFGANPSGGFRKDLKIFRSRALWLALAITSIGTGGFFAWFSYIAPLLTDVSRFAPGQIPLIMTVVGVGMTVGVNVGGRLADRFAPIRAIVILLASMTALLLLNGLLAASQPTMLVLAFATGANALALGPPIQMLLIDHSREAEMLGSSLGQSGFNIGNATGAFLGGIPLTLGYSYASPQWVAAGLAVTGMVLSLAMLMLRRPPALARRGR; this is encoded by the coding sequence TTGATCAAGAAAAGCCTGCTCCCACTGGCCCTCGGCGGCTTCGGCATCGGCATGACCGAATTCGTCATGATGGGTCTCCTGCCCGATATCGCGAGCGGCCTGGCGGTCAGCATCCCGCAGGCCGGCTACCTGATCACCGCCTACGCGATCGGCGTGGTGGTGGGCGCGCCGACCCTGGTCAGCCTGATGGCCAAGCGCCCGCCGCGTAATGTGCTGATCTGGTTCATGCTGATGTTCGCCCTGTTCAACGCGCTGTCGGCGCTGGCCCCGAATTTCGGCCTGATGCTGGTATCGCGCTTCCTCGCCGGCCTGCCGCACGGCGCCTTCTTCGGCGTCGGCGCGGTCGTGGCCAGCCGCCTGGCGGACGAAGGCAAGGTGGCCGCCGCGATGGCGACCATGTTCACGGGCCTGACGCTGGCCAACGTGGTGGGGGTGCCGCTGGGTACCTGGCTGGGCCACAACATGAGCTGGCGACTGGTCTTCCTGATCGTGGCCGCGATCGGCCTCGTCACCGCCTTCAGCCTGAAGCAGCTGGTGCCCTTTTTTGGTGCCAACCCGAGCGGCGGCTTCCGCAAGGACCTGAAGATTTTCCGCAGCCGCGCCCTCTGGCTGGCGCTGGCGATTACCTCGATCGGCACCGGCGGCTTCTTCGCCTGGTTCAGCTATATCGCGCCGTTGCTGACGGACGTGTCGCGTTTCGCGCCAGGGCAGATTCCGCTGATCATGACGGTGGTCGGGGTTGGCATGACGGTGGGCGTGAACGTGGGCGGACGCCTGGCGGACCGCTTTGCGCCGATCCGCGCGATTGTCATCCTGCTGGCCAGCATGACCGCCCTGCTCCTGCTGAACGGCTTGCTGGCCGCGTCGCAGCCGACCATGCTGGTACTGGCTTTCGCCACCGGCGCCAACGCACTGGCGCTCGGCCCGCCGATCCAGATGCTGCTGATCGACCACTCGCGCGAAGCCGAGATGCTGGGCTCCTCGCTCGGCCAGTCCGGTTTTAATATCGGCAACGCCACCGGTGCCTTCCTTGGCGGCATTCCGCTGACGCTGGGGTATTCCTACGCCTCGCCGCAATGGGTGGCGGCGGGCCTGGCGGTGACGGGGATGGTGCTGTCGCTGGCCATGCTGATGCTGCGGCGCCCGCCGGCGCTGGCGCGCCGGGGACGCTGA